In the genome of Peromyscus eremicus chromosome 1, PerEre_H2_v1, whole genome shotgun sequence, the window CATgcatttaaccccagcattcaggaggcagagaccggtggatctctgtgaattcaaggccagcttgatctacatagcaagttccaggctaggcaAGGTTagatagtgagatcttgtctcaaataaacaaatgaacaaacccaaagaagggtttgtagagcccttgcctagagtATAAATTCCTAGCCAGCACTGGACAAACAAAAGCTCTTGTATGATAttaaaaggaccagccttaatgttatacttcccaggggcccaggagaGAAACTATGAACGGCGACAATTATTTTTggaaaaagaatctaagtacaccatgTTCTTTGTCCGTctattttattcctctgagataaaatcTTATCTACACAGTtacagttctgttctcgtgcctagctcctttcttgcctgatttctctctatatttatctactgttccctctaagttctatcttaattctctcatcttaattctgcctcatctaggccCTTCTCATCtagttcttacccagctagtacttccccatctggctcttcctcatcttccatgtcctccacatgttctctctggtcaaaatcctccttatctctctcagttctctgtcctcaagttctccactcctctcttcctcttcatctccttATACCTCCAGATtctctcaagtctctgaggtgttcagttataaacccaagccatagcaatcctccccctccaggcaggtcaccaggcttgaattcctacagggtcataaaggcaggtaagaattttcctcaggcagtgactcctcaggctttcttttacaacccaaaaatgGAGTGGTTAAAGGAGGAGGAGGTCAATTAAGAGCTAATGATCGGTTAGTAGATCAAGAAGGGATCTGTGTGCTCAGCCTACATTCCTGGAAGTGattaggtaagaaattaggagtctattagtaaggctgtaaggaaggcaggtctcaccctaaattgcacaagaaataaagctatcctcctgacctaggagacaggtgttgtttggttttgccttGGGTgtttgataggtattttagataaatacactgttagtaGTTCTTGGAAGTATGCATAGCATTACAAGATAATCATTGTAAGAACCAGCTGCTAAattatcaccaagacttcttttttttttttttttttttttttttttttttttttttggtttttcgagacagggtttctctgtatagctttgcgcctttcctggaactcacttggtagcccaggctggcctcgaactcacagagatccgcctggctctgcctcccgagtgctgggattaaaggcgtgcgccaccactgcccggcttaccaagacttcttaagccatggcttgacctttggagaagtccttgacttttccaagtagtagcttttgtgatagtagctgaattccattacatcttcctgcagcttgcagcaaaaaaacaaaacaccagaaaaaGGACTCACTCGGTACAGTGCTGGCCTTGCTGACCTGGAATGCATGAAGACACggattccatctccagcactagGATGAAAGTGCagacatgtaatcccagcacttggcaaaagaggaaagagaatctTCTGTCCcgagtcatccttggctacacaggaaGTTTGAGGCTAAACTGGGAtatataagactctgtctcaagggggaaaaaaaaagacaaagaagttAGCCAGACATGATGTAAAAAGATAATGGGATACatactcagctatgttcatagcagcgttatttgtaatagccagaacctggaaacaacctagatgcccgtcaactgaagaatggaataagaaaatgtggtacatatacacaatggaatactactcagcagagaaaaacaatgacagcatgaaatttgcaggcaaatggatggaactagaaaatatcaccctgagtgaggtgacccaaacccagaaggacaaacatagtatttactcactcataagtagattctagatataaagcaaagaacaatcagactgcaatccacagaaccagggaggctatatatatagcagaggtgaccctaggatgactgtggcttataataagttttagttttactcaataactgggcaagcctcaatgaaacatttcactattaggataagaatttatactgtatcaagctgataatagaaaaataaataaataaataaataaaaatggggggAAAAGATAATGGGAAATTGACGGAGATTTTCTGAATTGATGTCAGGGCAGGACAATGCAGACGTCCCTTGAAAACAAGAGGATGTTTACAGAATGTAGAAGAACATACTGCCTTCACACGCCGACGAGTGTTTCATTGGCTAAGTGTCATGTCCTTTGCAATTATCTTCTGGGAAAAGGCTCAACTGGTAACATATAAAAAGCAGCTCTTTGTCCAGTAAGAAAAGAGGAAACATTACAGACTGGTATCTTATGCACTACGGATTTGATAATTAGAGCTGTAACAGTATAATATGGCTAAGAATAAAGAGTCTgccctctacttcccaagtaagCTGAGTCTTTTGCTGATTTTCATTCCAGTGTCCCTGTCTCCTTGACCCCAATCTTTCATAGGAAATTGATGATTTAACAGCTAAAACAGCCTTCCTGCTAACTGCCCAAGTTGATGCATGTCCGGTGTAACCAGAGGGAACTTTCTTTCATGGACAAACATGTGTCCTGAGTTCTCCCCATGGATCATCTATGGAGCTGTAAGATTAACTCTGCAAGGAACCTGACAACAGTACCTGGTTGCCTAAAGGACATGCTGTCGGTAGACTTTCTTTGTTGTAACTTTGCCTGATGTCCTGGGAGAAACTGGATCTGGAGAATGAAAGCTTGGGTAGAATGGGTTGACGCTACAGTGCACGCACACTCAACAAAAGTGGTTGATATTCTTGCATTGGAGGACATCCCCAGCCTCAACAGTACCCTTATCCCTTAGATGGGATGAtgggaatgtcgttctgtatgctgtgaatgtgtgttgctctgatttggttgataaataaaatgctgattggccagtagccaggcaggaagtatagtataggcgggataagcagagaggagaattctgggaacaggaaggctgagtcaggagtcgccagccagacatagaggaagcaagatgtgaaagcagaactgagagaaggtaccaagccatgtggctaaacgtaaataagaattatgggttaatttaagtgtaagagctagtcaatagttagcctgagctaatggctgagcagttttaattaatataagcctctgtgtgtttacttgggtccaagtagCCGCAGGGCCTCGGGAGctgaccaggaaaacttcagcaacAATGGGACATAGAGACCCCACAGGAGTAAATACATGCTAGCTTTGTTACGGGGTAAGGAAGCATGGAGAGATACCACTGGGCAGAGTCTGTTGCTCTTGTTCCCAAGTGTACAGGCCGGCATATTGGAACCTCCTCATCAGCAGGGATGGTGAACTACTCCTCATGTCTCACATGGCAGGGTAGTAGGTGCTCActccctcacctccccacccctccacccccaccaccccggTGAGGCATCTTGGAGCCTGTAACAGTGTCCAGAATGTCTCAGGCAACAGAGGGGATGTAGCAATCACTCAGCACTCACTGTGTCCTGAGCTGCCACAAGGGGGTGCTGTGGACAGGGCAGTGTTACTCAAGCCGCCACTCAACTGGTACAGGACCCCCGAATTGGTTCAACTGCCCATGCCTTTACCCCAGCCTTCAGCCTTCACTTCTCCTCCTCTTAGCAACACTAACCCCAAGGCTGAGAGGGCACTACCCGGGTTCTTTGATGTCTATACCGACTCTAGGAGTCCCAGGGAGTTGCAAATGAATTTAAGGCTGAAAATGAAATAAGACAGACTGTGATCTGGTGGCTGACGGAACACAAGAATGTAAAATAACCAACAAAAGATGTATCAACCGTACCAGGGATGCTCTTTAATGAATATCCAGCCAGGAGGATGCCACCAACCGAATGGCTTGAGAGAACAGAATCACACTTTGTACGATGTTAACCAAAAAAGGTGAACACCACATACATGGAGACAGAAGTAGAATGCCCACTATCAGGGGCTGTGGGAAATGGAATATGTTTAGAAATGGTTTGGAAACTGACCGTGGTGGTGTTTGCACAATAATATAACGATGCTTTATGCCAATGAACTGTACGCTTCAAAATGGTTAAAATGAGAAGCCATCCAAattcacagcccccccccccaatactgttaacagaaaataaaaatcgtGTTCAGGGTCACACTGTAAATGCCCATCTCAGGATAGAAACAGTCCAATTGGGCCTTTACACCATGGGTTTTCCATCTGTGGGTGGAACAAACTGAGATTCAAAAGTATTTAGAAACCAGCTATGTGCTCAGTGAAGCGTGGGCAGACCCTTCTCCTGTCGCTCTTCCTCGCTTCACGTGGGTGACGGTGTCTCGGCAGCACTGGTGTTAGGCATCGGAAATGATTTGAGCTCATGGGAGGATAGGTTTGCTTCTATGTAAGCACTGCACCATTTTTAACAGGGGATTCAGAACATCCAGAAGTCTGAGGGTCTCCTGAAATCAGTTCCCCATAGTTTTCTAGGATTAGCCATGCTTGACTCAGAACGTAAGCCCTTAATTAACCCATTTGCAATTTTGCTTACTatattggattttattttatttgagattgGGTGTCTCTTTGTAACCCCAGCTGGTTAACCTAACCTTGTACTCTCATTCCTCCTGACTCATGTCTAACCTGGGTTCCAGGTCTGTGTCCTCAGGCCGgctgtcttgctgtcttcactGATGATTTTCCCCTGGAACAGTTCTCCATTTTCCATATCATTGACAAAGAaattccccacccacccccactgtggtgcctggagagaggagaggtcaCTCACTGGTCACAGACATTTGGAATGGGAGACTCGTCTTAGAACTGTACCCATTGGAGACCTCACACTGATACTCTCCAACATCCTCCCTCCTGACCGGATCTATGATGAGTCGGCTGTTTTTCTGGGACAGCGTCATCCTGCCATTGAAATACAGGCTCTGGTGATTGAAGAGCCAGCGGATGGAGAGTCCAGGGTCTTCTGAGAGGCAAGTGAGGGTCAGAGAACCATCTTCTGTTACTGTGGTGTTGTCTGCTTGGAGGATGGGTTGTGTCACAGGCTCTGTGAAGGAACAGGGGAGGGGACGGAATGATGGCGGTTCATCCTCAGATCCCAGCCAGCCCTCTCTGGTCCACGGACACCTGGTAAGGCCTCCAGGGTAGAGAAGTTGGGCCTGAGGCCATAGACAGACGTGCATTTCTTCAGATCTGCCACCCTTGTGTGTGTGGCCCTGATTCCGCTACTGtgctgtgtctctgtttccatATAATAGGACACatggctgggcagcggtggcgcacgcctttaatcccagcgctagggaggcagaggcaggcagatctctgtgagttcgaggctggcctggtctacagagcgagtctaggacagccagggctacacagaaaaactctgtcttgaaaaaaaaataataataagaatgcCCATGATAAATAATCACTGCCATGTCTGCAAAGTGACCTTAAATATGAACTAGGACCTGATCTTCAGAAGTGGGAACTTCCCAAAAATGTCTGAGTCTGTCACTCTGCCTACAGGAGAGAGTTGATTGGGCTGGACCCCTGAGGACAAGCTGTTGGCAGGAGGAACTGTGTCCTCATGAACCCCTCAGAACAGCGGGGCTCTCTATGCTGAGCCTCAGAAAAAGATGCCCAGGTGACCTAGCCGAACTGTGGCCCTCCATTCAGGGCATGGACTGGTTCCTCCCAACAAGAGTCAAACAATACAGAAGATCCAGAGTCAGGACTTTGTTGTGGTCACCTCGTCATGAGGGCCCCACGGTTTCCGCAGTCAGGCCCAGCCTGAATCCCAACTGTCTTTCTCAGGGCCATGTTCCTGGTGAAGCCCCAAGAGTTTGGGCTAAGGGTGACTCCTCAGACTGAGTTACAGAGCATACACACACCCTCCTCTctgaaggcagagtcaggtaCAGGACTCTGACCTACTGTACTTTTTCTCCCCGTGTGTGTCCTGCACTAAATGCTCAAACTCCAGCGAGgaggcacatacatgcaggagACGGGCATCGTCTATGCCTGATGGTCCTGTATGTGTAAAATGGAATgaaccccaccccacacccaggGGTCACACCCCACACCCAGGGGTCACACAATCACTTACTGTGGACTTCCAGATACACGTGTGTTAGTTCGCTTTCCATTTCTGTGTTAAATGTTAGTAAGGTGTAGAATCCGCTGTCAGCCTGGGTGACGTTTCTGATCAGAAGGGATCCACTGTAGAACACCGTTTTCCTGCCGCTGTGTTGAGGCATCTTCGAAGTTGTGTTATCGGGTGTTAAGTACCGGGCAACTTCATAGCTCTTGGTCGGATCTTTCTGTTTGTACCAGTAAAATGCCTGGACGTTCAGCGGCATTTTGTGCACAAACAGAACGGAGTTTCCACCCTCAGCCACCATGGGAGGCACTAATTCAATCGTGAGCTGGGCAGTAGTAGGTGCATTCCAGCAGGtcaagagggaggctggggagaaagagagaaactccATCAGTGTGGGGACCTTAGTGTTTGGTGATAAGAGGAACTTAAGTCCTCAGCAGAAGTGTTCATCTCTCAGCCTAGGTGTGTGGCCAGGGTGTGCCTCTCCTACGCGGTGCAGGAGAACTTCTTCACCCACATTCTCCAGTTCCCTGAActtgctgggtcctctgcatggaACTCTCTCCGAGTGTCTGCATGGCTCCCTGCTCACTGCCCTCAGGTCTCTCCTCACACCCAAGAGCGTATTTGGGGTTGAGGATGCCTTCCCAACCTCCTCCTCTAGAGACCCTGGGCCGTCACGACCTGAACGTTGTTAGTTTTGTTCCCTATGTTTACAGTCAACCCCTGGCTGCACTTTCTAGAAGACCTTGTGTCTTCCTTCCAGTCCATGAGAAGTAGGGCTTTGTGAGTACAGGGGAAGGAAGGGCCTTTGGAAAGGCCATGTGCCTGGGCAAGACTCAGACTTCTgtggaagaatgaatgaatgaatgaatgaatgaatgaatgtgcaaGGCCAGTGGGTATCCAGGGGCTTACTACAGAATTTTCAGTTTTAAAGCTAATGACAGTGTTTAATACCCCAGTTcgacttaaattattttttgtaaatttacatgtctgtgtgtaAGTGCCTGTGTCCAtggttgtctgtgtgtgtatctgtgtgttctctctgtgtgtgtctctacaTCATTGTGCTGAAATGTCACATAGCCTAATtaaaattcaaactcagatcagTTCCTTCCCAGAAGGCCTCCTACAAGACAGGAGAGCCTAAGATTTCATGGTGACTGAGAAAGGAGAGGACTTAGCCTTTTTCTAGAGCgtcggttctcaaccttcctaacgctgcgaccctttaataccgttcctcatgttgtggtgacccccaaaccataaaattattttcattgctacctcataactatGATTTTGcagctgttatgaatcataatataaatatctgacatgcaggatactGCGTTTtgacccctgggaaagggtcattcgacccatACGGGTtttttgacccacaggttgagaaccactgtcctagaggaAGCACTATGCTCATGTGAACCACTTGCACCTGGGCAGAGAAGGAGCAAAGAGCCCATGGTTGCTGCATCCAAACTCAGGCAAAAGCCGTCCAACAGTGGCTCCGACAGCATCACAACTTCATGCAGTTCCTGGTGGACACTGGATGTGACTCCTCAAATAACCACCCCATGCTCATATCCCTGGGTCCCTCCTTAATGCAGACCTGAACCGGTTCATCTATAACAGAGTCCAACAGACTGCTCAGGCACGTGGACAACACCCTCCTGACTCGAGAGTGCCCATAAGAGCCCCAGACTCAACAAGTTAGAACCCACCAAGGaacaaggaaagaagggaaaaaggaTCTTCTTCTTCATCCCCTTCAGGCTTGTAGAAGCCAGATGAGTTGGTGTCTAAGAACCCTCTTTCCCATAATGCGTCTTTATCTtccccaccctgtgtgtgtgtgtgtgtgtgtgtgtgtgtacacccgcgcgcacacacatacacacacgcaaagCGGCTGGAATGTCAGTTTTGAGTTAGTGGCTAATCCGAACACACTCCCCTGGCATTTTGCACATGCCAGCCTAGCGGGCATGGACCTGGGATGGAGTCTGTCACATGACCCTGGGCTTCTGGACTTCTGGAAAATTTTAATTCCCAAGGGGCAGTAAATAGCTAACTCCCTGTCTCCCACAGCTGCCCTTCCAGGAGATTCTGGGGTCCTCTGAAGCTGTATGAAGTGAGAAATAGCCTGTTTCAGTTTGTAAGGTTGTCTGCTTCCTAAGTGTCCCAATTCCTGAGAGGGACAGACACCTAGGAACACGCGATCTCAAACCTCCGTGGGTTAGAGAACATCTCCTGCTCAGTGAAGGCACCTAAGGTACCCTTCCTTGGCCCCACCCCGACTTCTCACTTGCCCACAGTGACaatcccctctcccttcccaatGGTCTTAAAGAAGCCTCCTGTTTCCCAGCAGCCCTTGCTCTTCAGTATACCACACCCTCTCTGGCACTGAATAAACGTGGCCTCGAAAACAGATCATGGTCTGTTCCTGTACCGCATCTCAGGCATCTCAGCTCTTTTCCCATGAAGAGAATCTCTCCAGGGCTGCCTCCTCCCTGGTCCCAACATTTCCtctgcctgtaatgccagctcctTCTCCTCACACAGAGGAGGCTTCCATGCCCTGTGTAGGGTCCCAGGCCCTTCTCCATCATCCTCCCACCTCATTGCCCAGTCTGTTTTAAAAGCCCCAACCCACCGAGGTCTCCCTCAGCACAGCTCTGTCCCCTGCACCCCTTCCACAAAGTGACCCTCCCTGGAAACTCCAAACACCCCGACAGCACAGCATCAAGGCCCTGACCCCCATTCCAGAGCCCATGATGGGCTACAAACCCAAGAGCCTGGACCTGACCCAGGACATTTGCAGTTCTCTTGTGTACCCCTCGCTGGTAAATCTCTGGTGGGAAGCACACCCCATTACCATGGCCACCCCTGTCAGGACCCTTGTGACTAACTTCCAATAAAGAATGATCTGGCAGGcctggccgtggtggtgcacgcctgtaatcccagcactcgggaggcagaggcaggtggatctctgtgagttcgaggccagcctggtctacagagatagtccaggacaggctccaaaaactacagagaaaccctgtctcgaaaaaccaaaaaaaaaaaaaaaaaaaaaaaaaaaaagaatgatgtgGCCTTTCCTCCCCTCCTAACATTCCCTGGTCCCTGAAAGCTTCCAGCTGAGcagcctctgtctctgcttgTGTCCTCTCCCCTCaggctgaagcagaaagagagtCTCCTCCCAGGGTCCCTTCCTGAGAGCGCCCTCCCCACAGCTCTCCGGGGCTGGTCTCACCTGTGAGCAGGAGCCCTTTGCAGAGAAGTAGAGAAGGGgactccatggtctctgctcccCAGGTGCTGTCCTGTGTCAACCCTGCTGGTGTTCTTCCCTCTTATTTCCACTGTCCTTAGCCCAGGGGCATCTCCAGAGTCACATGGGCTGTGAGCAGGGTCTCTGCCCAAGGCCATGCTGTGGCCTGtgctttcctgtctcctcctctcctctcccatctgtcTCAAAGATCCTTTCTTTAAGacttaagtttttttgttttgttttgttttcttttgttttgagacagggtctcatcaagtagtcctggctgtcctggaactcactgagaccaggctggcctcaaactcacggagatccgcctctctctgcctgcagagtgctgagattaaaggggtgcaaGGTTATACCCAttagatttctttccttttcttttccttttttttttaaaagatttatttatttattatgtatacagtattctgtctgcatgcctgcctgcaggctagaagagggcaccagatctcattgtacatggttgtgagccaccatgtggtgctgggaattgaactcaggtcctctggaagagcagccagtgctcttaactgctgagccacctctccagcccctagattgcttttttaaaaaaaatgttcatacatCTTATTTTATGAATGATGGGTAAATGcccacagatatttacataagtCATGCATGGACTTCACCTTTCCTTACCCGGCCCCAGACCCCACTGCAAACCCACCATTCTGACTGCACAGGGTCTCCAGTTCCTGAACTTCAGCCGGCTGCCCTCAGGCTGACGTCCTGCATGCCCGTCTTTCTCTGCAGCGTTTGCACAAGGACAGGATCACTTGGAAGTGACCCCTGGCCGGCTGGGCCTGTAGAGCAGCTCTCCTGCTCCAGACCCCACTGCTCTCACCGCCTGTGACCCAGGAGAGGAAAATGTCCCAGCACCCCAACCGTCTCTGCAAatgtaatgtttgtttgtttgtttactgtctGTGCATCTCTCTGATCGACGTCCACACCTCAAGTCCCACCTGGTCCCTAGGGCTCTGGCTGATGTGACTTTAgctgtgcagacctccaggttCACACTGGGAAATCCTGGCAGAGGTCCAGGCCGGCAGCCCCCACTTCTTGCTTTGTGATAACTGGTCAGTGGCACATTCATTTGTTCTGGAGCAGATGATGGCCAGGTGTGAGGGTGGGATACATGCTTCCTGGCTTTGGCTTTCTCAGCTATCATTCATCTTCCTAAGCACTGGAAAGTCTCGCAGAGCCAGGAAGGCCCTGCCCAGTGACCTTCACCCACAAAGGAACCCCAGTTCCTGAGCCCCTGCCTTGTGCCCCGATCTATCATAGACACACAGGTGGTGACTGTGAGTCTTGGTCCTGTCCTTAGGCCATGAGAGAGAAAAACTCACTAAGAGACAGGAAAGAGTCCGTGTAGCCAGGGGTCTGTGGGAGCCTAGAGGGGACATCTGACTCAGCTGTTGGACATCTGAAGTAGAATCGGAAAGGACAGCAGTTCGTGAGTAGAGAAGAATTTTCTCGTTTGGCTACCGTGAGATTGAGTCCCAACTATCCCTTCGGTTTACCACTGAATTACTTATTCAttcctatttattaatttacacTTGCTTTTTACTTTTGGTTGAGCCTAGTTACCCTGGAAACTCATGGTGTATTCCCAACaccagaatcctcctgcctcagcctcccaagggctgagactGCTCACATGTAAAACTAGGGCGGCACTTCCtagctgtgtagccttggcttagTAAACCTCTAAGGTTGCTGTCAGGACTATTTAGCTAACTCTGTCTAAtaaacatacctttaatcccagcactttgaaggcagaggcaggcaagcctCTGAATTGGAGACCAGGGTGAGTTCAAGGATGGCCAGCGCTACTCAGAGAAACCATCTCCCAAAaacagtgaatgaatgagtgaatgaatgaatgaatgaataagttaaataaaaacCTTCTTGAGTGCTTTAGAATGCTCTGGACTAcaacatttatacttttttttgtttgtttgagacacacTCTGGTGTTGCCCACTCTGGCCTGGCATCATCTGTggctgatgatgaccttgaacccctggcCCTCCTGCCCCCAGCTCCCCAGGGCTAGGGTGACAGAGAGGTGCCAGCACCCCTGGactatgtggtgctggagtcTGACCCAGGCACTGAGCAGCGTCTTTAGCCCAGTGTAGACTTTTATTAAAGACCCAAGCACTGCCCAGCCACACAGGAAGCTC includes:
- the LOC131902545 gene encoding carcinoembryonic antigen-related cell adhesion molecule 3-like produces the protein MESPSLLLCKGLLLTASLLTCWNAPTTAQLTIELVPPMVAEGGNSVLFVHKMPLNVQAFYWYKQKDPTKSYEVARYLTPDNTTSKMPQHSGRKTVFYSGSLLIRNVTQADSGFYTLLTFNTEMESELTHVYLEVHKPVTQPILQADNTTVTEDGSLTLTCLSEDPGLSIRWLFNHQSLYFNGRMTLSQKNSRLIIDPVRREDVGEYQCEVSNGYSSKTSLPFQMSVTSE